The proteins below are encoded in one region of Chelonia mydas isolate rCheMyd1 chromosome 11, rCheMyd1.pri.v2, whole genome shotgun sequence:
- the STK36 gene encoding serine/threonine-protein kinase 36 isoform X8, which produces MRRGSFSRSWRMMGICLRTRFARAMSINTMVLTSIKGTPLYMSPELVQEKPYDHTADLWSVGCILYELFVGTPPFYTNSIFQLVSLIIKDPIKWPKTMSSSFKNFLQGLLMKDPCQRLSWPELLHHPFIAGRVTMIDDTEQHGIANPFTSKLPPELQVLKEKQAHSLAPRSGQSKILRKAREKMAEEARKKEQLKADTPSKKEAARRGPGHKPKAAPEKAALREGEQTARALGSPPGDKNQAVLGEEPNETEWETTEPPPTPREHRITQDYEREFPEEGSKAGPRGRRSIETVHLESEELDSDDEWQHLIEATEASAMQLSTPLSLLGDPAFQQRIRARLQHSSQQVLEGMLEGASHLRPALRVLGNLLATRCDSELLDSFCQAADLPRFLLHLLGQILQSASSKQQPWCITLLADLVGVTTAYFTSASHLGWSRRKRSLQVFHEAAAGFLSLLPKLLAQPMDVEMRLRQQSSMSFALLCEDMDCSSPRVSGPFYANLLAKQRPLLDTLLQGATLELPTPEEPAREAKAAREQRERGADVFTEALAAVCSLPVGRNGCQEAKKQVAQLVAEKLTEENSQLLVRLVAGLERPACSLNVLKVLYSCGHASKSLCQLLAKGQQVPSSLARLVKGEVPMGERLRVQACEASLHLLSLLALQLQALPPRVDLVVSDATELFTQSAVVSLVSAAGFLLAQLGQHGATIEVGREDAMSAMTNALTAPAELHLPPPMGAGLYDGFLLLLLQLLAQGDTVTVRGFASSELWNVAWHRFAMVLHLATDEPVMEGEEPLPGQPTPEPDWTLVSPQGTALFLSLALFVFTREPHQCLLQLAHPDSVIMATFPKLLSLDFLGHLAQTQVGEDGDPELVPAVVLQACQLLCFPFSLDVDTETFRWVMKALRDAEIPAHLLQVCCHHLPFSETALPMSLLCHLVLSDERVIDQLVGVAAASDPASAFLSAILLSDSPLLTMDLLSLLTHVARACPAHLPFLQKILGGSDSACQLLSHLLCHQEHPIRAKACSLLGNLLRHNQDFPRALRSRAGLLERLLERLSDQDESVRRSASFAVGNAAYQDGSLPHALGKAVPGVVRLLSDPQAKTRCNAASALGNLGRQTAELGDVLIQSRAPHLLLEVACHDSQPAVQEAALVALRSVSQQPKIHQVLVSLKASEKLLALSISEAQTSSYGRPRPSSAHHCKKLIHLLRPTHSA; this is translated from the exons ATGCGGAGGGGGAGCTTTTCCAGATCCTGGAGGATGATGGGAATCTGCCTGAGGACCAG GTTCGCTCGCGCCATGAGCATCAACACCATGGTGCTGACGTCCATCAAGGGCACCCCGCTGTACATGTCCCCCGAGCTGGTGCAGGAGAAGCCCTACGACCACACGGCCGACCTGTGGTCTGTGGGCTGCATTCTGTACGAGCTGTTCGTGGGGACTCCGCCTTTCTACACCAACAGCATCTTCCAGCTGGTCAGCCTCATCATCAAGGACCCCATCAAGTGGCCCAAAACCATGAGCTCTTCGTTCAAG AACTTCCTGCAAGGCCTGTTGATGAAGGACCCTTGCCAGCGCCTGTCGTGGCCGGAGCTACTGCACCATCCCTTCATCGCTGGACGGGTCACCA TGATCGATGACACAGAGCAACACGGAATCGCGAACCCCTTCACCAGCAAGCTGCCCCCGGAGCTGCAGGTGCTGAAGGAGAAGCAGGCTCACTCGCTGGCCCCCAGGAGTGGCCAGTCCAAGATCCTGAGGAAGGCGCGGGAGAAGATGGCTGAGGAGGCCCGGAAGAAG GAGCAGCTGAAGGCAGACACTCCGTCTAAAAAGGAGGCAGCCAGAAGAGGTCCGGGGCACAAACCCAAAGCAGCCCCTGAGAAGGCAGCCCTCAGGGAGGGCGAGCAGACAGCCCgcgctctgggctcccctcctggAGACAAGAACCAAGCCGTCCTGGGAGAAGAGCCCAACGAGACAGAGTGGGAGACAACTGAGCCTCCCCCTACGCCACG GGAGCACCGGATCACACAGGATTACGAGCGGGAGTTCCCAGAGGAGGGCAGCAAGGCGGGGCCACGCGGCAGGCGCAGCATCGAGACCGTGCACCTGGAGAGCGAG GAACTGGATAGTGACGACGAATGGCAGCATTTGATCGAGGCCACGGAAGCCTCCGCCATGCAGCTGAGCACACCCCTGAGCCTTCTGGGGGACCCGGCCTTCCAGCAGCGCATCCGGGCCCggctccagcactccagccagcAG GTGCTGGAGGGGATGTTGGAGGGAGCGTCTCATCTCCGCCCAGCCCTCCGTGTCCTGGGCAATCTGCTCGCCACCAGGTGTGACTCAGAGCTTCTGGACAGCTTCTGCCAGGCCGCGGATTTGCCTCGCTTCCTGCTGCACCTGCTCGGGCAAATCCTGCAGAGCGCCAGCAGCAAGCAG CAGCCCTGGTGCATCACGCTGCTGGCGGACCTTGTTGGCGTGACAACGGCCTATTTcaccagtgcctcccacctggggTGGAGCCGGAGGAAGAGAAG cctgcAGGTTTTCCACGAGGCAGCTGCCGgcttcctctccctgctgcccaaGCTGCTGGCCCAGCCAATGGACGTCGAGATGAGGCTCCGCCAGCAGAGCAGCATG AGCTTCGCCCTGCTCTGTGAGGACATGgactgcagcagccccagggtgTCGGGCCCCTTCTATGCCAACCTGCTTGCCaagcagcgccccctgctggacacACTCCTCCAGGGGGCCACCCTGGAGCTGCCCACTCCGGAAG AGCCAGCGAGGGAGGCGAAAGCAGCACGAGAGCAGCGTGAGCGTGGGGCAGATGTCTTCACAGAAGCACTGGCCGCAGTCTGCAGCCTCCCCGTGGGGCGGAACGGGTGCCAGGAGGCCAAAAAGCAG GTCGCCCAGCTGGTGGCTGAGAAACTGACGGAGGAAAACAGCCAGCTGTTAGTGAGGCTCGTGGCAGGACTCGAGCGCCCGGCCTGCTCCCTGAACGTGCTGAAG GTCTTGTATTCCTGTGGCCACGCCAGTAAAAGTCTGTGCCAGCTCCTGGCCAAGGGGCAGCAAGTGCCGAGCTCCCTGGCCCGGCTGGTGAAGGGCGAG GTCCCGATGGGGGAGCGGCTGCGGGTGCAAGCCTGCGAGGCATCGCTGCACCTGCTGTCTCTGCTCGCCCTCCAGCTGCAGGCTCTCCCTCCCCG GGTGGACCTGGTGGTGAGTGACGCCACCGAGCTCTTCACCCAGTCGGCTGTCGTCTCCCTCGTG agcgCCGCGGGATTCCTGCTGGCTCAGCTCGGACAGCACGGGGCGACCATCGAGGTGGGGCGCGAGGACGCCATGTCGGCCATGACCAATGCACTCACCGCGCCTGCCGAG CTGCACCTGCCCCCACCCATGGGCGCTGGCCTCTACGATGGATTCCTGCttctcctgctgcagctcctcgcTCAG GGCGACACGGTGACGGTGCGGGGGTTTGCCAGCTCGGAGCTGTGGAACGTCGCCTGGCACCGTTTCGCCATGGTGCTCCACCTGGCCACCGATGAGCCGGTGATGGAGGGCGAGGAGCCACTGCCAGGCCAGCCCACTCCGGAGCCAGACTGGACCCTCGTCTCTCCTCAAG GCACCGCGCTCTTCCTCAGCCTGGCCCTCTTCGTCTTCACCCGAgagcctcaccagtgccttctTCAGCTCGCCCACCCCGACAGCGTCATCATGGCAACCTTCCCCAAGCTGCTGTCCCTCGACTTCCTGGGTCACCTGGCGCAGAC GCAGGTGGGGGAGGACGGTGACCCCGAGCTGGTCCCAGCTGTGGTGCTCCAGGCCTGCCAGCTGCTCTGCTTCCCCTTCTCCTTGGACGTGGACACTGAGACCTTCAGGTGGGTCATGAAGGCCCTGAGAGACGCCGAGATCCCCGCCCATCTCCTCCAG GTCTGCTGCCACCATCTGCCCTTCTCGGAGACCGCGCTTCCCATGAGCCTCCTGTGCCACCTGGTCCTGTCCGACGAGCGGGTCATCGACCAGTTGGTGGGGGTGGCTGCTGCTTCGGACCCCGCCAGTGCCTTCCTGTCGGCCATCTTGCTTTCGGACAGCCCTCTGCTCACAATGGACCTCCTGTCCCTCCTGACCCACGTGGCCCGGGCCTGTCCTGCTCACCTGCCTTTCCTCCAGAAGATCCTGGGCGGCTCGGACTCGGCCTGCCAGCTGCTGAGCCACCTGCTGTGCCACCAGGAGCACCCGATCCGcgccaaggcctgcagcctgctgGGCAACCTGCTGCGTCACAACCAGGACTTCCCCCGGGCGCTGCGGAGCCGGGCGGGCCTGCTGGAGCGCCTGCTGGAGCGCCTGTCGGACCAGGACGAGAGCGTGCGCAGGTCGGCCAGCTTCGCGGTGGGCAACGCTGCCTACCAGGACGGCTCCCTCCCGCACGCCCTAGGGAAAGCCGTGCCCGGCGTGGTGAGGCTTTTGAGCGACCCCCAGGCCAAAACCCGGTGTAATGCCGCCTCCGCTCTGGGGAACTTGGGCAGGCAGACAGCGGAACTGGGGGACGTGCTGatccagagcagagccccccatCTCCTGCTGGAAGTGGCCTGCCACGACTCCCAGccagctgtgcaggaggcagcacTGGTCGCACTGCGGTCCGTCAGCCAGCAGCCAAAGATACACCAG GTGCTCGTGTCGCTCAAGGCCAGCGAGAAGCTGCTGGCACTTTCCATCAGCGAAGCTCAGACCAGTTCCTATGGGAGGCCCCGACCGTCTTCAGCTCATCACTGCAAGAAGCTCATCCACCTTCTGCGCCCAACACACAGTGCCTGA
- the STK36 gene encoding serine/threonine-protein kinase 36 isoform X3, translating to MEKYHVLEMIGEGSFGRVYKGRRKYSAQVVALKFIPKVGRSEKELKNLQREIEIMRGLHHPNIVQMLDSFETDKEVVVVTDYAEGELFQILEDDGNLPEDQVQGIAAQLVSALYYLHSHRILHRDMKPQNILLSKGGVIKLCDFGFARAMSINTMVLTSIKGTPLYMSPELVQEKPYDHTADLWSVGCILYELFVGTPPFYTNSIFQLVSLIIKDPIKWPKTMSSSFKNFLQGLLMKDPCQRLSWPELLHHPFIAGRVTMIDDTEQHGIANPFTSKLPPELQVLKEKQAHSLAPRSGQSKILRKAREKMAEEARKKEQLKADTPSKKEAARRGPGHKPKAAPEKAALREGEQTARALGSPPGDKNQAVLGEEPNETEWETTEPPPTPREHRITQDYEREFPEEGSKAGPRGRRSIETVHLESEELDSDDEWQHLIEATEASAMQLSTPLSLLGDPAFQQRIRARLQHSSQQVLEGMLEGASHLRPALRVLGNLLATRCDSELLDSFCQAADLPRFLLHLLGQILQSASSKQQPWCITLLADLVGVTTAYFTSASHLGWSRRKRSLQVFHEAAAGFLSLLPKLLAQPMDVEMRLRQQSSMSFALLCEDMDCSSPRVSGPFYANLLAKQRPLLDTLLQGATLELPTPEEPAREAKAAREQRERGADVFTEALAAVCSLPVGRNGCQEAKKQVAQLVAEKLTEENSQLLVRLVAGLERPACSLNVLKVLYSCGHASKSLCQLLAKGQQVPSSLARLVKGEVPMGERLRVQACEASLHLLSLLALQLQALPPRVDLVVSDATELFTQSAVVSLVSAAGFLLAQLGQHGATIEVGREDAMSAMTNALTAPAELHLPPPMGAGLYDGFLLLLLQLLAQGDTVTVRGFASSELWNVAWHRFAMVLHLATDEPVMEGEEPLPGQPTPEPDWTLVSPQGTALFLSLALFVFTREPHQCLLQLAHPDSVIMATFPKLLSLDFLGHLAQTQVGEDGDPELVPAVVLQACQLLCFPFSLDVDTETFRWVMKALRDAEIPAHLLQVCCHHLPFSETALPMSLLCHLVLSDERVIDQLVGVAAASDPASAFLSAILLSDSPLLTMDLLSLLTHVARACPAHLPFLQKILGGSDSACQLLSHLLCHQEHPIRAKACSLLGNLLRHNQDFPRALRSRAGLLERLLERLSDQDESVRRSASFAVGNAAYQDGSLPHALGKAVPGVVRLLSDPQAKTRCNAASALGNLGRQTAELGDVLIQSRAPHLLLEVACHDSQPAVQEAALVALRSVSQQPKIHQVLVSLKASEKLLALSISEAQTSSYGRPRPSSAHHCKKLIHLLRPTHSA from the exons ATGGAGAAATACCACGTGCTGGAGATGATTGGAGAAGGCTCCTTCGGGAGGGTGTACAAGGGGCGCCGGAAATATAGCGCCCAG GTGGTGGCGCTGAAGTTCATCCCCAAAGTCGGGCGATCGGAGAAGGAGCTGAAGAACCTGCAGCGGGAAATTGAGATCATGAGGGGGCTGCACCATCCCAACATCGTCCAGATGCTCGACAGCTTCGAGACTGACAAGGAG gtggtggtggtgacggACTATGCGGAGGGGGAGCTTTTCCAGATCCTGGAGGATGATGGGAATCTGCCTGAGGACCAG GTTCAGGGCATCGCCGCCCAGCTGGTCTCTGCCCTCTATTACCTCCACTCCCACCGGATCCTGCACCGCGACATGAAGCCCCAGAACATTCTGCTGAGCAAAGGGGGTGTCATCAAGCTCTGCGACTTCGG GTTCGCTCGCGCCATGAGCATCAACACCATGGTGCTGACGTCCATCAAGGGCACCCCGCTGTACATGTCCCCCGAGCTGGTGCAGGAGAAGCCCTACGACCACACGGCCGACCTGTGGTCTGTGGGCTGCATTCTGTACGAGCTGTTCGTGGGGACTCCGCCTTTCTACACCAACAGCATCTTCCAGCTGGTCAGCCTCATCATCAAGGACCCCATCAAGTGGCCCAAAACCATGAGCTCTTCGTTCAAG AACTTCCTGCAAGGCCTGTTGATGAAGGACCCTTGCCAGCGCCTGTCGTGGCCGGAGCTACTGCACCATCCCTTCATCGCTGGACGGGTCACCA TGATCGATGACACAGAGCAACACGGAATCGCGAACCCCTTCACCAGCAAGCTGCCCCCGGAGCTGCAGGTGCTGAAGGAGAAGCAGGCTCACTCGCTGGCCCCCAGGAGTGGCCAGTCCAAGATCCTGAGGAAGGCGCGGGAGAAGATGGCTGAGGAGGCCCGGAAGAAG GAGCAGCTGAAGGCAGACACTCCGTCTAAAAAGGAGGCAGCCAGAAGAGGTCCGGGGCACAAACCCAAAGCAGCCCCTGAGAAGGCAGCCCTCAGGGAGGGCGAGCAGACAGCCCgcgctctgggctcccctcctggAGACAAGAACCAAGCCGTCCTGGGAGAAGAGCCCAACGAGACAGAGTGGGAGACAACTGAGCCTCCCCCTACGCCACG GGAGCACCGGATCACACAGGATTACGAGCGGGAGTTCCCAGAGGAGGGCAGCAAGGCGGGGCCACGCGGCAGGCGCAGCATCGAGACCGTGCACCTGGAGAGCGAG GAACTGGATAGTGACGACGAATGGCAGCATTTGATCGAGGCCACGGAAGCCTCCGCCATGCAGCTGAGCACACCCCTGAGCCTTCTGGGGGACCCGGCCTTCCAGCAGCGCATCCGGGCCCggctccagcactccagccagcAG GTGCTGGAGGGGATGTTGGAGGGAGCGTCTCATCTCCGCCCAGCCCTCCGTGTCCTGGGCAATCTGCTCGCCACCAGGTGTGACTCAGAGCTTCTGGACAGCTTCTGCCAGGCCGCGGATTTGCCTCGCTTCCTGCTGCACCTGCTCGGGCAAATCCTGCAGAGCGCCAGCAGCAAGCAG CAGCCCTGGTGCATCACGCTGCTGGCGGACCTTGTTGGCGTGACAACGGCCTATTTcaccagtgcctcccacctggggTGGAGCCGGAGGAAGAGAAG cctgcAGGTTTTCCACGAGGCAGCTGCCGgcttcctctccctgctgcccaaGCTGCTGGCCCAGCCAATGGACGTCGAGATGAGGCTCCGCCAGCAGAGCAGCATG AGCTTCGCCCTGCTCTGTGAGGACATGgactgcagcagccccagggtgTCGGGCCCCTTCTATGCCAACCTGCTTGCCaagcagcgccccctgctggacacACTCCTCCAGGGGGCCACCCTGGAGCTGCCCACTCCGGAAG AGCCAGCGAGGGAGGCGAAAGCAGCACGAGAGCAGCGTGAGCGTGGGGCAGATGTCTTCACAGAAGCACTGGCCGCAGTCTGCAGCCTCCCCGTGGGGCGGAACGGGTGCCAGGAGGCCAAAAAGCAG GTCGCCCAGCTGGTGGCTGAGAAACTGACGGAGGAAAACAGCCAGCTGTTAGTGAGGCTCGTGGCAGGACTCGAGCGCCCGGCCTGCTCCCTGAACGTGCTGAAG GTCTTGTATTCCTGTGGCCACGCCAGTAAAAGTCTGTGCCAGCTCCTGGCCAAGGGGCAGCAAGTGCCGAGCTCCCTGGCCCGGCTGGTGAAGGGCGAG GTCCCGATGGGGGAGCGGCTGCGGGTGCAAGCCTGCGAGGCATCGCTGCACCTGCTGTCTCTGCTCGCCCTCCAGCTGCAGGCTCTCCCTCCCCG GGTGGACCTGGTGGTGAGTGACGCCACCGAGCTCTTCACCCAGTCGGCTGTCGTCTCCCTCGTG agcgCCGCGGGATTCCTGCTGGCTCAGCTCGGACAGCACGGGGCGACCATCGAGGTGGGGCGCGAGGACGCCATGTCGGCCATGACCAATGCACTCACCGCGCCTGCCGAG CTGCACCTGCCCCCACCCATGGGCGCTGGCCTCTACGATGGATTCCTGCttctcctgctgcagctcctcgcTCAG GGCGACACGGTGACGGTGCGGGGGTTTGCCAGCTCGGAGCTGTGGAACGTCGCCTGGCACCGTTTCGCCATGGTGCTCCACCTGGCCACCGATGAGCCGGTGATGGAGGGCGAGGAGCCACTGCCAGGCCAGCCCACTCCGGAGCCAGACTGGACCCTCGTCTCTCCTCAAG GCACCGCGCTCTTCCTCAGCCTGGCCCTCTTCGTCTTCACCCGAgagcctcaccagtgccttctTCAGCTCGCCCACCCCGACAGCGTCATCATGGCAACCTTCCCCAAGCTGCTGTCCCTCGACTTCCTGGGTCACCTGGCGCAGAC GCAGGTGGGGGAGGACGGTGACCCCGAGCTGGTCCCAGCTGTGGTGCTCCAGGCCTGCCAGCTGCTCTGCTTCCCCTTCTCCTTGGACGTGGACACTGAGACCTTCAGGTGGGTCATGAAGGCCCTGAGAGACGCCGAGATCCCCGCCCATCTCCTCCAG GTCTGCTGCCACCATCTGCCCTTCTCGGAGACCGCGCTTCCCATGAGCCTCCTGTGCCACCTGGTCCTGTCCGACGAGCGGGTCATCGACCAGTTGGTGGGGGTGGCTGCTGCTTCGGACCCCGCCAGTGCCTTCCTGTCGGCCATCTTGCTTTCGGACAGCCCTCTGCTCACAATGGACCTCCTGTCCCTCCTGACCCACGTGGCCCGGGCCTGTCCTGCTCACCTGCCTTTCCTCCAGAAGATCCTGGGCGGCTCGGACTCGGCCTGCCAGCTGCTGAGCCACCTGCTGTGCCACCAGGAGCACCCGATCCGcgccaaggcctgcagcctgctgGGCAACCTGCTGCGTCACAACCAGGACTTCCCCCGGGCGCTGCGGAGCCGGGCGGGCCTGCTGGAGCGCCTGCTGGAGCGCCTGTCGGACCAGGACGAGAGCGTGCGCAGGTCGGCCAGCTTCGCGGTGGGCAACGCTGCCTACCAGGACGGCTCCCTCCCGCACGCCCTAGGGAAAGCCGTGCCCGGCGTGGTGAGGCTTTTGAGCGACCCCCAGGCCAAAACCCGGTGTAATGCCGCCTCCGCTCTGGGGAACTTGGGCAGGCAGACAGCGGAACTGGGGGACGTGCTGatccagagcagagccccccatCTCCTGCTGGAAGTGGCCTGCCACGACTCCCAGccagctgtgcaggaggcagcacTGGTCGCACTGCGGTCCGTCAGCCAGCAGCCAAAGATACACCAG GTGCTCGTGTCGCTCAAGGCCAGCGAGAAGCTGCTGGCACTTTCCATCAGCGAAGCTCAGACCAGTTCCTATGGGAGGCCCCGACCGTCTTCAGCTCATCACTGCAAGAAGCTCATCCACCTTCTGCGCCCAACACACAGTGCCTGA